AAAAGACCTCAAAGAACATGTCATGTATGATCCAGCTGAACCACCTGCTAATCtaaatctgtttgtttctgtggtttttaaaTCTTTCGACACATTTAAACTTCTCCATTAGGATCAACATGTATGCAGAGGGACTGATTGATCACATGGAAATGTTCATGGTCCTCCCCTTCGTCACAGACACCAAACCCAAACTTGACAATATTCGGAGCAAAGCAGAAGAGCGCTACCTGCCAGTATTTGAAAAGGTATGCTGTAATaactcactttttaaaaatataaatcattcaTAATTAGGGTAATTAAAGCAATAACTTTTCAGGCACTTATTGGACCCGTGTACCTGGTGGGAGGAAAACTAAGCCTTGCAGATGTGCTCCTGGTTGAATGTACTTTGATGCTGGAGGAGAAATTTCCTGACATACTCAAGGAATTTCCCAACATCAAGGTAAGACTGGACCTGCAAAgtcttgcaaaagtgttcatactCCCTTTATCACCTTTCTTCATTATTAAGTCAGTAATgtgtagaaacattttttgctgctattatAGCTACAAGTATTTTTTGGCTATGTCTCTCGCCATCTTTGTTTATGTAAATTCTGACCCGTTCTTCCCATTCAATAGTTCAAGTTCAGCCAGATTGGATGGAGACATTTTTTTGACTGGAAATGACACTGGAGATTTCCAGTGTCATTTAAATACTGTATTGAAATTATATGTTTAATGGCTTGTTTAATAGTTAAGTCTTCATCTGTATGTAGGCCAAAAAGTTGATGAGTTGGGCAAATCTCTTTCCATTTGCAGATgcaattttcagatttgtgtttggaaaccatttttttcctttcacatcACAGCAATTCACCATCTTATCTCATAAAACACATTGTTTCTGGTTGGAATGTTACAAAGTGTGCAAAAGTTCAAGCGATGTGAATTCTTCTGCAAAGTACAATGCCTCAAacatttctttcctgttttcctcCCCAGTCATCAGCCTTCACTACTTGATCTGTgttgaatttaaaagtttttttctttttttgcattttcctgTTCAGTCCTTCCAAGGCAGGATGACTCAAATCCCAGCCATCAGCAGGTTTCTGCAGCCGGGCAGCAAGAGGAAGCCGTTGCCAGATGAAGGTTACGTCAAGACAGTCAAGGAAGTGTTCAACATCACAGGACCCTTTCCATAATACTCTCTTCCACCAAAATCTGGTTCATTAATCAAGAAAGCACTAATAAACCTAATCATGTGAACATCTCTGGTGCAGTTCTGTTGATAACACTGGACTGAAAAACTAATCTTATTCACAGGAGTTGATTGGTGGAACCTTTTCAAAAAGGCGTAAACTAAATAAATGGAGAAGTTTTGAGATGACATCTCAGaggctgttgtgtttttgtttataatcACAGGCCTTTagaaaattttatataaaaaaaatatgcactgtacaagtcaaatttcttcagtttttgtgcttttacaaatattttagacaTGGTTCCTTATTTACTGTTTCCCAATTGTAGACATGCAAGAATTAAAGGTTACagtttcaattatttaaaatttctgatctttattttcattttattaacaaatataaaatacaaaaaaaatgcagtgtttagaaatatttgccaCAGCAATAAGTAAATTAGAGTTTATTAGCATAATTTTGCTTACAAGCACACAGCCTCACGTACAGGTCATGAATAAATTCCTTTTAAAAActcacaaaaatacagatttggGAGAACAGCTTCCTTTTGTGAAAACTTGCTTGTAGAGAGTCAAGAGTTGTCTGAGTCTGGTCAGTACAGCTTGGTCGGTTACATTATGGTCAGAAGCAACAGGCGAAACACCATCAGCAAActgaaaaagagagaataaaacaGTAAATCAGCAGATTTGTTTCAACAGTTCATTGCAAAATCAGCTTTTCTGCAAGATAAGCAATTCTGACTGACCTTAAGCCCGTCATAATCCCCGCTGGCATTAATTTCCCTGATTTCTTGTATCTCATTCCCATGATGACTGCCAGCAACCCAGAGGAGGCTGAAACACAGACCAAAATCAAGtttgtgaaatgaaagaaacCCCCTGACATGAAACAGTGAAAACACATACTTAACATATTATTTTCCTCAGTAAATATATTCCTGAAGAGGCCGTCCTCATGgaattctcaaaaaatgtttataagttccacacataaatattaaatacatttgctgaaatgtattcagtttttttgtaaaaatgacaGTATCAAGGTGTCTCCTTTGTGGAGAAACTACCCACATGAATTGCTCAGGTAAGATTTTGACCCATCTTTCCATTCAAACTGTAAAGGTTTTTCAAAAGCTCTTTGCAATTGTTCATTGTCCCTTGAACAaatcttttgattattttcattgGATGTCAGAAACCTTTCATGGAGAAGTTGGTGGCTCTCGGCAGACACACATAGCCTTGATAAAATTAATATTGATATAGGTTATTacgatgttaaaaaaaaaacacgtaaTAACGTAAAAATTACGTAATTTCAAACCATTTCCTAAGTGACATAAATACTGTACAGTTCggttgaaaaataaactttttctatCAGGGAGAAATCAGGGTTTTCTCccctttaaattttatttctaccagatttgttcattttcagttaaattttaTTGGATATTTGTAACATAAGTTGGGAAAAGGTTCATTATTTATCATCTTCTCATGTTTATGTCGTAAGACTAGCATTTCAACAGGCATTGTACATTTAATAGACCCTAAAGGTCTCTAAACAGAGTCATCAATATGTTGTGTAATAAGGTTGCAAAACTCTTGGGAGGGCTCTTGGTCGTTACCCAACATGTTTCGTCTGTGAGGCTTTGATGATCTAAAGATTGACAGATTCGCTTTCAATGCATTTTTGCAGCTTCTCTTCTTCACCTTttcattaatcattaactgTGTCATTTCACTTCATTACACAacataaatcaataaacttACTTCTTTGTATGTGTGGATTAGGctttcttgattttctttttagccAAGATAAGGTCCAATTAACATTAATATATACTAACCCAACAGCACCAGGATATCTTTTGGGTCATTGGAGACGTTATAGGCTCCATACGCAGATAATCCACCAAAAACTAAACCAGCAATCAGGGACATCACGCTGCCTGCAATCATTTAAAGACAGTGAGGATAAGAAAATACATAACTTTGAGAAGGAGTTCtatgaaaattcaaaaatattttattgatcccaaaaggaGATTAAGTGTTGTTGTAGCTAATTAAGTCTTCAAAaagttaatgtaaaaaaaattgaaaattaatAGAAATGAAATTAGTACGTTTAACCTTTTCTCTTATATCCCATAAATCCACCAAAAATGATGGCTGCAGCATAGCCGAAACCAATCCAGTCCATTGCCAGTGCAGAGCTGCAAACACAACgttgactttttaaattgtttgcaTGAAAAAAGGAGTAGAACAATCAACTAAAACGAGAAATAATTCAATTAGCACATACAGTCCCGTAAAAGGCTTAGCTAACCCTGAACATCGACTGAGTTCAACTTCCTTAGCATTGCTTCGCAATGTTAATCTCTGTAGTACACAAGATTAACAGCTAGATGTCGCTGTTCGTCTTTCCGTAATACAAGCAAGCTACTGCAGAACAACCGAGGCTAAAACGAAGAAATAGGCTCTTAATAAGGCGACTTTTTTAGACACATATTCTTATCTTACACCAAATAAATAGCTCCCAGATCGCTGAGAAACTCTTTCTTACCTGTCGTCCAAATCAAAGATCAGCACTGACAGATTTCAATTTGTGGTCCTACACTTCCTGCCGTTGCTGCTCACCCATCAGACTGCGCATGGCAGATTTGGTTAATGTTGTGTTCGCTGACCTTGATCAAAATTGGAAATGTGACTAGATTAGTTTGTTTGCTACCCGAACGAACTAATCTAGAACTAACTAAGCTCTGATCTCCAGACGCTTAGTGTAGCGAACTAACGTCAGTACAAAATGCCGTTAATAATATTCAATTCTTgttcagattttgatttatgtttGGACCTGatactaaataaaatacaagtaCTTAAAAGAATTGGTGTTGTGATCATCTTTTTGTCAGTCCTCCTGGCCTAGTaccatctttttcttttcttttaaatgctgaTATCGAATCATAAGGGATAATATTCATAGTGGAAATAGATTTGATATGATTTATCATGGGCTCCTTGTTTTATATCACAATAACCTAAAATTTTGCCTGGTTATCTCCATAGACAGtaaattatcttaaaaaaagaaaggtaacacagaaaatgtaattccccagaaaaaaaaaaaaatctttatttccaTCTGACCCCAAGGTTCCACACCTCAAAGCACGTTACAGGTTTCATTGTTTAATAATAGTCTTCAAAAAAGTAtaaatcaaagcatttttagagCAAAAAAAGCCACTATGAGCTGTAGACAACATGACCACAAGCTGCTGTCAGAGTCGAGTCCAGCAAAGCGGACCGGTGCAGTCACCTGGTGGAGAAGAGCCACTGTGGCCCCCCAAAAGAGAAGGCACACGTTTCCAAAAAACTGATGGCATTTAAATACCGTCTACAGAGTTTCCTGACGATGTTACAAGTCCGCTCTTGTCAGGATAAAAATGAGTATAAAATGGCTgacaaggatttttttttttttttaaaggaaggaTTATTCAAGTGAGGTATCAGAGCGGCATGTAAAAACGATGCGATTGCTGTACTAagatgaagaaaacacaaaagattaACAGTAGAGGACAAGACTGCTTACAGAAAAAGTGATAAGTGGAAAATGCAATGGTTTTCTCTTATAGTAAACAACAATGGACAAAGTGCATTTCTTAATACAATGATGTGATAATACAAATGGCTTTCAGTGCACCTGCAATATATACTGGTATCATGGCTTTGTCAGCATTTTGTTAGGTAGATACTTTCACATGAACTATAAGGTGGTGTAATAAATGTAATGAAACTGGTTactttactgaaataaaagaaaagaagacgGAAGCAAATCTGAATCTGTAAGTctgagctaaaaacaaaacacgtaCAACACACAAAGACGCTCTCCACACGACACTATGGCAAACACCAGCTTTTGGCAACGACTGACACTTTAAAGGTTTGAGTAATATTTTACACTGGTAGAACACATTTTGCATCGTCGGCGCACATTCTTCCACGCGAGCTCCATGACAAAGAACTGTGCTCAGAAacaacccagcagattgcattcTCAGCTTCTTCACATTTGCatgaataaatgtgaatttagcGCTACATTCGAAGTCAtaagacaaaattttaaaaaaggacgTCAGCGTGACTATTTAAGTACGGTAAACAGAGCGGCTGGTGTCGTGTTCATGGACCCCCACGGGGGGGAGCTGTGCGCTGTTTTGTTCTGCCAGTGTAAAAACATCACTTTGTGTGATAAAAGTGCATAATCCTCCAGATATGGGACTTGGCTTAAAAGCATTACAACTGGTACTGACTAGTCAGTGCACTTAAGTTAtgacttgttttttgttgtttaggtAACCAGCTCACttggcttttaaaaaataacatgatcTTTAAATATTGCCAAAGATTGATGGAAAAACTGCATGCTAATTTGGCAAAATCTAATAACATCAGGATATTGTTCTATTTAAATTTTGAGAAATGTATGATGTTGCAATAAatctgttatatatatatatatttttttttttacataaaggtTCAAGTATTTCTCAGTGTCTCCGGTCAACAGCTGGACAGTC
The Xiphophorus hellerii strain 12219 chromosome 22, Xiphophorus_hellerii-4.1, whole genome shotgun sequence genome window above contains:
- the LOC116713218 gene encoding glutathione S-transferase-like — translated: MSGKVILHYFNGRGKMESIRWLLTVAEVEFEEHYLTNREEYLKLLNEGSLMFQQVPLVEIDGLKLVQTKAILHYIAEKYNLHGKDLKEHVMINMYAEGLIDHMEMFMVLPFVTDTKPKLDNIRSKAEERYLPVFEKALIGPVYLVGGKLSLADVLLVECTLMLEEKFPDILKEFPNIKSFQGRMTQIPAISRFLQPGSKRKPLPDEGYVKTVKEVFNITGPFP
- the tmem14a gene encoding transmembrane protein 14A; its protein translation is MDWIGFGYAAAIIFGGFMGYKRKGSVMSLIAGLVFGGLSAYGAYNVSNDPKDILVLLASSGLLAVIMGMRYKKSGKLMPAGIMTGLSLLMVFRLLLLTIM